One genomic window of Polyangium aurulentum includes the following:
- a CDS encoding DUF4215 domain-containing protein, whose amino-acid sequence MSQLIQTMDANCTMQAIFAKNAETKNCDHESCFVVTNECFTAMTNVVQAHFKDVDWWSAPGSPAASSVENARKSVLSGLHALLYRPMARADKTFFNGLHRSPIFPTSAQLVHLEDERVCYRAANTETFFQKGFVADMNLASVPNASLNIPPIGHYPGDMHEVFCGLNYPCKNTHFYNFLFQRFSGDKYYLRYEPNLDKGGMMVEPTLRFGNNTYQPYLAYQGTPTREGYRQLFETALYAAGMWAHEPHHGINNDEDGSSDVDPIKNFVHKHTGCPTSKPCDNDRLSIYGQHMLAKAALLAGAWRHFAYYQRPDLPQTCTTDTECGGDGTNGISCYEGKCVKKIISECWGTIAGEMIELCHEARRKVNLFGVSTSAATCDDVGVDDLENFIAQFTEPGAVQPDYCSYPARCGNGQVDPGEDCDDGNKLWFDHCNNRCEVNLLPTDTPCGDGIQQDLPGYWEECDNGGNNGFDGVCDENCRLVVSVCGNGVRDIDELCDDGNTVNGDGCESNCEYTPLPPGCPDGIVQAGEECDDNNIIDGDGCEHNCFKTPFFKTELDCEQHTPLGPNNASFDITSNTAAIEPSLCSSLIASPAQVLAEIDEHEGPNASITMNAAGGMVTTFTSVNAGTFASNVGLKTGDVLTHLNNASFSLTSAAELASSPANLESITVSRPLVGGGTQSVTILLEEQGGGCASSSVAEQPFTLGMVGCAGTVTWANRGNLCKEGWHVCSAEEYYERNFSTNVRTDAPIYNYWTDDDLRYSGSASGNCSVSLTSGSTCSSPMRVCTSAGSDSLGNNCNWERCGYNGSTSNHYFGGCAGNTTAGTLCCK is encoded by the coding sequence ATGTCGCAGTTGATCCAGACGATGGATGCCAATTGCACGATGCAAGCCATCTTCGCCAAGAACGCGGAGACGAAGAACTGCGATCACGAGAGCTGTTTTGTCGTGACCAACGAGTGCTTCACCGCGATGACCAACGTCGTCCAGGCCCATTTCAAGGACGTGGATTGGTGGTCGGCGCCCGGGAGCCCGGCGGCCTCGTCGGTCGAGAACGCGCGCAAGAGCGTCCTCTCCGGACTGCATGCGCTGCTCTATCGCCCGATGGCCCGCGCGGATAAAACATTCTTCAATGGCCTCCACCGGAGCCCCATCTTTCCCACCAGTGCCCAGCTCGTGCACCTCGAGGACGAGCGGGTCTGCTATCGCGCGGCCAACACCGAGACGTTCTTTCAGAAGGGCTTCGTTGCCGATATGAACTTGGCCAGCGTGCCGAACGCCTCCTTGAACATCCCTCCGATCGGCCACTACCCCGGCGATATGCACGAGGTCTTCTGCGGTCTCAATTACCCGTGCAAGAACACGCACTTCTACAACTTCCTCTTCCAGCGATTCAGCGGCGACAAATACTACCTCCGGTACGAGCCGAACCTCGACAAGGGCGGCATGATGGTCGAGCCGACGCTGCGCTTCGGGAACAACACGTATCAGCCCTATCTGGCGTACCAGGGCACGCCGACGAGAGAGGGTTACCGCCAGCTCTTCGAAACGGCGCTCTACGCGGCCGGGATGTGGGCGCACGAGCCGCACCACGGTATCAACAACGACGAGGATGGCTCGAGCGACGTCGATCCGATCAAGAACTTCGTGCACAAGCACACCGGGTGCCCGACCTCGAAGCCTTGTGACAACGACCGGCTGTCAATCTATGGACAGCACATGCTGGCGAAGGCGGCGCTCCTCGCCGGCGCGTGGCGGCACTTTGCCTACTACCAGCGGCCGGACTTGCCCCAGACGTGCACGACGGACACCGAGTGTGGCGGCGACGGGACGAACGGGATCTCTTGTTACGAGGGCAAGTGCGTGAAGAAGATCATCTCGGAGTGCTGGGGAACCATCGCGGGTGAGATGATCGAGTTGTGCCACGAGGCAAGGCGGAAGGTGAACCTCTTCGGCGTCTCGACGAGCGCTGCGACCTGCGACGACGTGGGCGTCGATGATCTGGAGAACTTCATCGCGCAATTCACGGAGCCCGGCGCCGTCCAGCCAGATTACTGTTCCTACCCCGCGAGATGTGGCAACGGCCAGGTGGATCCTGGCGAGGACTGCGATGACGGGAACAAATTGTGGTTCGATCACTGCAACAACCGCTGCGAGGTGAATCTGCTCCCCACGGATACGCCGTGTGGGGACGGGATCCAGCAGGACCTCCCGGGGTACTGGGAGGAGTGTGACAACGGAGGGAACAACGGCTTCGACGGCGTATGCGACGAGAACTGCAGGCTGGTCGTGAGCGTTTGCGGGAATGGGGTTCGAGACATCGACGAGCTGTGCGACGACGGGAACACCGTCAACGGAGACGGCTGCGAGAGCAACTGTGAATACACGCCGCTCCCGCCCGGTTGCCCTGATGGCATTGTCCAGGCCGGGGAAGAGTGCGATGACAACAATATCATCGACGGTGACGGCTGCGAGCATAACTGCTTCAAGACGCCCTTCTTCAAGACCGAACTCGATTGCGAGCAGCACACCCCGCTCGGGCCGAACAACGCCAGCTTCGACATCACCTCGAACACGGCCGCGATCGAGCCCTCGCTTTGCAGCTCCTTGATCGCGAGCCCGGCCCAGGTGCTCGCAGAAATCGATGAGCACGAGGGGCCGAACGCGTCGATCACGATGAATGCCGCCGGCGGCATGGTGACGACGTTCACGTCGGTCAACGCGGGCACGTTTGCCTCGAACGTCGGCCTGAAGACCGGCGACGTGCTCACGCACCTCAACAATGCCTCCTTCAGCCTGACGAGCGCGGCCGAGCTTGCCTCTTCCCCGGCGAACCTGGAGAGCATCACGGTGAGCCGCCCGCTTGTGGGAGGCGGGACGCAGAGCGTGACAATCCTCCTCGAAGAACAGGGCGGCGGCTGCGCTTCGAGCAGCGTCGCCGAGCAGCCCTTCACGCTCGGCATGGTGGGGTGCGCGGGCACCGTGACGTGGGCCAACCGCGGAAACCTCTGCAAGGAAGGCTGGCACGTTTGCTCGGCGGAGGAGTATTACGAGCGCAACTTCTCGACGAACGTGAGGACCGATGCGCCGATTTACAATTACTGGACGGACGACGACCTGAGGTACTCTGGCTCGGCCAGCGGGAACTGTTCGGTCTCGCTGACGTCCGGGTCGACTTGCTCGAGCCCGATGCGCGTCTGCACCTCAGCCGGAAGCGATTCTCTGGGTAACAACTGCAACTGGGAGCGCTGCGGCTACAATGGTTCGACGAGCAACCACTACTTTGGCGGGTGCGCCGGCAATACCACGGCGGGCACCTTGTGCTGTAAGTGA
- a CDS encoding SRPBCC family protein → MTLTDKTAQSQTEAISFEFDLHHPPEKVWRALTDPVLLTEWLLPVAGFKLDPGTAFTFKTQPYPGWDGTVNCRLLESEAHRKLSYTWVVGDMTLDTVVTFTLTPTASGTRLSLVQSGFKPDQKQNFGGARYGWKMMGGKLVELLERQP, encoded by the coding sequence ATGACTCTCACCGACAAGACCGCACAATCGCAAACTGAAGCCATCTCATTCGAATTCGATTTGCATCATCCGCCGGAGAAAGTGTGGCGCGCGCTCACCGACCCCGTGCTGCTCACCGAGTGGCTCCTGCCCGTCGCCGGGTTCAAGCTCGACCCGGGGACCGCGTTCACGTTCAAGACGCAGCCGTACCCCGGGTGGGACGGCACCGTGAACTGCCGGCTCCTCGAGAGCGAAGCGCATAGAAAGCTCAGCTACACGTGGGTCGTCGGCGACATGACCCTGGACACGGTCGTGACGTTCACGCTCACGCCCACGGCGTCGGGCACCCGCCTGTCCCTCGTGCAATCGGGCTTCAAACCGGACCAGAAGCAGAACTTCGGTGGCGCGCGCTATGGTTGGAAGATGATGGGCGGGAAGCTCGTCGAGCTGCTCGAGAGGCAGCCATGA
- a CDS encoding ArsR/SmtB family transcription factor: MQSAAAVEDRIFQALADPSRRAIFESLTRGEAAVKDLTARFDISQPAVSQHLATLKDAGLVNSRREGRWVYYRVEPHGLKPLIDWIAHYRAFWAEHVDRLAQLLEKMDE, encoded by the coding sequence ATGCAGAGCGCGGCCGCGGTCGAAGACAGGATCTTCCAGGCACTGGCGGACCCCAGCCGCCGGGCGATCTTCGAGTCGCTCACGCGTGGTGAAGCGGCGGTGAAAGACCTCACGGCGCGCTTCGACATCTCGCAACCGGCGGTCTCGCAGCACCTCGCCACTTTGAAAGACGCCGGCCTGGTGAACAGCCGGCGCGAGGGGCGCTGGGTCTACTACCGGGTGGAGCCGCACGGGCTGAAGCCGCTCATCGACTGGATCGCGCATTACCGCGCCTTCTGGGCGGAGCACGTCGATCGCCTCGCACAACTGCTGGAGAAAATGGACGAATGA
- a CDS encoding TetR/AcrR family transcriptional regulator codes for MPAPSHATEATRRAILDAAAELFAEGGEDRLSIREVCARAGVTAPTVYHHFGDKDGLVLKVLEDSFTAFAQTVDGLDKPQDPIDALVSAWDGYVAYGLAHPMHYRIMFLRRRATPIPAAEAAFQRLVDVLGGVEAEGLLVPPLEHASKAFWSAMHGVTSAIASGYLPPDTPTSAIVRDAIIAHITRPRGGARPPAKKKKKRIKP; via the coding sequence GTGCCTGCGCCCTCCCATGCCACCGAGGCCACGCGTCGCGCCATCCTCGACGCGGCGGCGGAGCTCTTCGCCGAAGGAGGCGAGGATCGACTATCGATCCGCGAGGTTTGCGCGCGCGCAGGCGTGACGGCTCCGACGGTCTATCACCATTTCGGCGACAAGGACGGGCTCGTCCTGAAGGTGCTCGAGGACAGCTTCACCGCGTTCGCGCAGACGGTCGACGGGCTCGACAAGCCGCAGGATCCCATCGATGCGCTCGTATCGGCCTGGGACGGCTACGTCGCCTACGGCCTCGCGCACCCCATGCATTACCGCATCATGTTCCTGCGTCGCCGCGCCACGCCCATCCCCGCCGCGGAGGCGGCGTTCCAGCGGCTCGTGGACGTCCTCGGCGGCGTGGAGGCCGAGGGCCTCCTCGTGCCGCCGCTGGAGCACGCCAGCAAGGCGTTCTGGTCCGCGATGCACGGCGTCACCTCGGCCATCGCCTCCGGCTACTTACCCCCCGATACCCCGACCAGCGCGATCGTGCGCGACGCCATCATCGCCCACATCACCCGCCCGCGGGGCGGCGCACGCCCTCCAGCCAAGAAGAAAAAGAAGAGAATCAAGCCATGA
- a CDS encoding carotenoid oxygenase family protein: MSQRESDMNPYLQGNFAPWRMEGEAWDLDVEGELPAVLRGTFYRNGPNPAYEPTGPYHWFSGDGMIHAITLQDGRASYRNRYVKSQGLVEERAAGRSLSGSMFRPNPERRRKNTANTNIVAHAGRLLALVESDLPTELTPGSLETLGEYDFAGQLRGPMTAHPKIDPDTGELVFFGNSIADTAAFTYHVADQAGALVHSTPITLPWASMVHDFAITRAHAVFLLGSLVFRPECIAEGKNPFCWEPERGMRIGVLPRRGEGAAVRWFEIEAGYVFHPMNAYDDGDSIVLDVARYGRMDLMTPAAMRDRAWDGDGAARLHRYHIDLQGGAVRSQPLDDVPIEFPRVDERRVGRKHRFGYAAAVGPEGGSHLSLWTAVRRYDLGRGTFESRAFGEGNGAGEPLFVPKNPESEEGDGYLLVLVYDRTRNASDLWVLDAQDIQGEPVARVRLPHRVPYGFHANWVPAA, from the coding sequence ATGAGCCAGCGTGAATCCGACATGAACCCCTACCTGCAAGGCAATTTTGCTCCCTGGCGCATGGAGGGCGAGGCCTGGGATCTCGACGTCGAAGGCGAGCTGCCCGCAGTGCTGCGCGGCACCTTCTATCGCAATGGCCCGAACCCAGCCTACGAGCCGACCGGGCCTTATCACTGGTTCAGCGGCGATGGGATGATCCACGCCATCACGTTGCAGGACGGCCGCGCCTCCTATCGCAATCGCTACGTGAAGAGCCAGGGCCTCGTCGAGGAGCGCGCCGCGGGCAGATCGCTCTCCGGCAGCATGTTCCGCCCGAACCCCGAGCGTCGGCGCAAGAACACCGCCAACACGAACATCGTCGCCCACGCGGGCCGCCTGCTCGCGCTCGTCGAGTCCGATCTTCCGACCGAGCTCACCCCGGGCAGCCTGGAGACCCTGGGCGAATACGATTTCGCGGGCCAGCTGCGCGGCCCCATGACGGCCCACCCGAAGATCGACCCCGATACCGGCGAGCTCGTGTTCTTCGGGAACTCGATCGCCGACACCGCGGCCTTCACCTATCACGTGGCCGATCAAGCGGGCGCGCTCGTGCATTCCACGCCCATCACGCTGCCCTGGGCCTCCATGGTGCACGATTTCGCGATCACGCGGGCCCACGCTGTCTTCCTCCTCGGATCGCTGGTCTTCCGGCCGGAGTGCATCGCGGAGGGCAAGAACCCGTTCTGCTGGGAGCCCGAGCGCGGGATGCGCATCGGCGTGCTCCCGCGGCGCGGCGAGGGTGCCGCGGTGCGCTGGTTCGAGATCGAGGCGGGCTACGTGTTCCATCCGATGAACGCGTACGATGACGGCGACTCCATCGTGCTCGACGTCGCCCGTTATGGCCGGATGGATCTCATGACCCCGGCGGCCATGCGTGATCGGGCCTGGGATGGCGACGGGGCGGCCCGGCTGCATCGCTACCATATCGACCTCCAGGGCGGCGCGGTGCGATCGCAGCCCCTCGACGACGTGCCGATCGAGTTCCCGCGCGTGGACGAGCGCCGCGTCGGCCGCAAGCACCGCTTCGGCTACGCCGCGGCCGTGGGACCCGAGGGGGGCTCGCACCTGTCGCTCTGGACCGCGGTGCGGCGGTACGACCTGGGGCGCGGCACCTTCGAATCCCGCGCATTCGGCGAGGGCAACGGCGCAGGGGAGCCGCTCTTCGTTCCGAAAAACCCGGAGAGCGAGGAGGGGGACGGATACTTGCTGGTGCTTGTCTACGATCGGACACGCAATGCGAGCGATCTCTGGGTGCTCGACGCGCAAGACATCCAGGGCGAGCCGGTGGCCCGCGTCCGGCTGCCGCACCGCGTTCCGTATGGCTTTCACGCCAACTGGGTGCCCGCCGCCTGA
- a CDS encoding GFA family protein, producing MSTRLASCSCGQLTAQVVGEPVRVSICHCLACQRRTGSVFGEQARFPRENVSISGASTEYVRVGDEGSRVRFHFCPKCGATVYYEPEGLEAFLAIPVGAFADPNFPSPLVSVYESRMHQWVVPPPGAERIP from the coding sequence ATGTCGACTCGTCTTGCCTCATGCAGTTGTGGTCAGCTCACGGCTCAGGTCGTCGGCGAACCTGTGCGAGTCTCCATCTGCCACTGCTTGGCCTGCCAGCGACGAACCGGGAGTGTCTTTGGTGAGCAAGCCAGGTTTCCTCGTGAGAATGTATCGATCTCAGGTGCCTCGACTGAATACGTCCGTGTGGGCGATGAAGGCTCACGCGTCAGGTTTCACTTCTGCCCGAAGTGCGGCGCGACGGTCTACTACGAGCCAGAGGGATTGGAAGCGTTCCTGGCAATCCCTGTTGGGGCCTTTGCAGATCCGAACTTCCCTTCCCCACTCGTCTCCGTCTACGAGTCACGAATGCACCAGTGGGTTGTCCCGCCGCCGGGGGCGGAGCGCATACCATGA
- a CDS encoding TetR/AcrR family transcriptional regulator → MARPALSEQSIEEQRERTLAAAFKLFTERGLEAVTLRAIAAEVALSAMALYRYFPGGKGEILATLRGRGFEDLASRFDASLAGRSDPVDRILALVVTLLRFALEDPALYRLLFDVTQEEEYGAYLASRRARAWGVATGAFVDAIEAGLLRGDPELLPHLVFAALHGAISFELSMQPHPNRRLCRTAAPMLELVLRGADARPPLLRKLHKTLAEPTLWSKLERSP, encoded by the coding sequence ATGGCGCGGCCAGCCTTGTCCGAGCAGTCGATCGAGGAGCAGCGGGAGCGCACGCTCGCGGCGGCGTTCAAGCTGTTCACGGAGCGAGGCCTGGAGGCCGTCACGCTGCGCGCCATCGCCGCCGAGGTCGCACTCTCCGCGATGGCCCTGTACCGCTACTTCCCCGGCGGGAAGGGCGAGATCCTGGCCACGCTGCGCGGGCGCGGCTTCGAAGACCTGGCATCCCGCTTCGACGCGTCGCTCGCAGGCCGCTCGGACCCCGTGGACCGGATCCTGGCGCTCGTCGTGACGCTGCTCCGGTTCGCGCTCGAAGACCCCGCTTTGTACCGCCTGTTGTTCGATGTCACGCAGGAAGAAGAGTACGGAGCCTACCTCGCCTCGCGCCGCGCTCGCGCGTGGGGGGTCGCCACGGGCGCCTTCGTGGACGCAATCGAGGCCGGCCTGCTGCGAGGCGATCCCGAGCTGCTCCCTCACCTCGTGTTTGCGGCGCTGCACGGGGCCATCTCGTTCGAGCTCTCCATGCAGCCGCACCCCAACCGGCGGCTCTGCCGCACCGCGGCTCCAATGCTCGAACTCGTTCTCCGGGGCGCGGACGCGCGCCCGCCGCTCTTGCGCAAGCTCCACAAAACGCTCGCTGAACCGACGCTCTGGTCGAAGCTCGAAAGGAGTCCCTGA
- a CDS encoding M20 metallopeptidase family protein, translating into MLVACADAQPSPEAEPPLTTLARRAEALRGELVDLRRDLHRHPELSGEESRTEQVIAGKLAKLGLEVRTGVGGHGVIGVLRGGKPGPVVAYRSDMDAMPGEEPPGREYGSTNPGVYHVCGHDVHMAVAVGVASTLSSLREQLPGTVLFLFQPAEERLVGAQAMIDAGAIDAPHPDVIYAIHSFPFPVGTLAHGAAFAGLDHISVELLGSAATEETALRVEERLNELSNVTVPKNAEQVAAYLEALQVEGGPLSQAVYVDLGRSSDPNRVIIRGGIKASSDKDYPALREQVQHILEEEAGPAGYKLESKPFPSMVSDPEVSAAAAPELARAVGPDNVLKLHNVHAFSGEDFALFLQRAPGAMFLLGVANPERGILGAPHFPDFDADEEAIQVGTRAMSQLIWQRLSQP; encoded by the coding sequence TTGCTCGTCGCATGCGCTGACGCACAACCTTCGCCCGAGGCGGAGCCGCCGCTCACGACGCTCGCTCGACGAGCAGAGGCGCTGCGCGGCGAGCTGGTCGATTTGAGGCGCGATCTGCACCGCCATCCAGAGCTCTCCGGCGAGGAGAGCCGCACCGAGCAAGTGATCGCCGGCAAGCTCGCGAAGCTGGGGCTGGAGGTGCGCACCGGCGTCGGTGGCCACGGAGTGATCGGCGTGCTGCGCGGCGGAAAGCCCGGTCCGGTGGTCGCGTACCGCTCCGACATGGATGCAATGCCAGGCGAGGAGCCTCCCGGACGGGAATATGGCTCGACAAACCCCGGCGTCTACCACGTGTGCGGTCACGACGTGCACATGGCCGTGGCGGTCGGCGTCGCGAGCACGCTGTCGTCGCTCCGCGAACAGCTGCCGGGCACCGTGTTGTTCCTGTTTCAGCCGGCAGAAGAACGGCTCGTCGGCGCGCAGGCGATGATCGACGCTGGCGCCATCGACGCCCCGCATCCGGACGTGATCTACGCGATTCACTCGTTCCCCTTCCCGGTGGGCACGCTGGCCCACGGAGCGGCGTTCGCGGGGCTCGACCATATCTCCGTGGAGCTGCTGGGCAGCGCGGCGACGGAGGAGACCGCTCTCCGGGTCGAGGAGAGGTTGAATGAGCTCAGCAACGTCACCGTGCCGAAGAACGCCGAGCAAGTGGCCGCGTACCTCGAGGCATTGCAGGTCGAGGGTGGGCCGCTGTCGCAGGCCGTCTACGTCGACCTGGGCCGCTCTTCCGACCCGAACCGGGTGATCATCCGCGGCGGGATCAAGGCGTCGTCCGACAAGGATTACCCAGCCCTCCGCGAGCAGGTGCAGCATATCCTCGAGGAGGAAGCCGGGCCGGCGGGATACAAGCTGGAGTCGAAGCCGTTCCCCAGCATGGTGAGCGATCCGGAGGTGAGCGCCGCAGCCGCTCCGGAGCTGGCGCGCGCCGTCGGCCCCGACAACGTGCTGAAGCTGCACAACGTGCACGCATTCTCGGGCGAAGACTTCGCGCTGTTCCTGCAGCGCGCGCCCGGGGCGATGTTCTTGCTTGGCGTGGCCAATCCGGAGCGCGGCATCCTGGGAGCGCCCCACTTCCCGGACTTCGACGCCGACGAGGAGGCGATTCAAGTCGGGACGCGGGCGATGAGCCAGCTGATCTGGCAGCGTTTATCGCAGCCCTGA
- a CDS encoding hemerythrin domain-containing protein, which produces MTIYDALSKDHREFERLLDRLLDASKAGDDSWKGILDELRRGVIAHARAEESVLYNALREADQSKDLVMHSYGEHAKAETEMHTLGMAKMIDANWTSLVEKLRKDLLHHIQEEESRIYDAARQVFSQEEATQIGAAFERMKIEMAKDGDSMVESTIDLVANLLPPRLTAAFRKNVKSGGSQAA; this is translated from the coding sequence ATGACGATCTACGACGCACTATCCAAGGATCACCGGGAATTCGAGCGGCTGCTCGACCGCCTGCTCGATGCATCGAAGGCGGGGGATGACAGCTGGAAGGGCATCCTCGACGAACTCCGCCGGGGCGTCATCGCGCACGCTCGCGCCGAGGAATCGGTCCTCTACAACGCGCTCCGCGAGGCCGACCAGAGCAAGGACCTCGTGATGCACAGCTACGGCGAGCACGCGAAGGCCGAGACCGAGATGCACACGCTCGGCATGGCGAAGATGATCGACGCCAACTGGACGTCGCTCGTCGAGAAGCTCCGCAAGGATCTGCTTCACCACATCCAAGAGGAAGAGTCGCGGATATACGACGCTGCGCGGCAGGTGTTCAGCCAAGAAGAGGCAACCCAGATCGGGGCCGCGTTCGAGCGGATGAAGATCGAGATGGCGAAGGACGGCGACTCGATGGTGGAGAGCACGATCGACCTCGTCGCGAACCTCCTGCCGCCGCGCCTGACCGCCGCGTTCCGCAAAAACGTCAAGTCCGGCGGCTCGCAAGCCGCTTAG
- a CDS encoding SMP-30/gluconolactonase/LRE family protein, which produces MRSAAAVGEVTTLKSFDFNARETPENIVVLTNGTICTTLLMAGAVWRSTDGAEQVVREHDDALAVGLASDADDRLYVAVRSRDANVAGIWRRDAAGRWARFAAAEARAGLNGITFDESGTLFAADSVNGEILYLPPGQRELQRWLDDDLLKPTAPDDPVSSTGVNGLKFWDGGLYVTNTAQATVLRIDIQAGQPDKVTRVYSDIPADDFAFDVSGNMYLAVHPENTVQRIAPNGDVTVLATADDGLDGPTAIVVVREGLLVTNLGILGTRHTPSLLRLSMRVDAPALPRPKLAP; this is translated from the coding sequence ATGAGATCCGCGGCCGCCGTGGGAGAGGTCACGACACTGAAGTCATTCGACTTCAACGCTCGTGAGACACCCGAAAACATCGTTGTCCTGACGAACGGCACCATTTGTACGACCCTGTTGATGGCCGGAGCCGTCTGGCGTTCGACGGACGGCGCGGAGCAGGTCGTTCGGGAGCACGACGACGCGCTCGCCGTGGGACTCGCTTCGGACGCTGACGATCGGCTTTACGTCGCCGTGCGCAGCCGTGACGCGAACGTAGCGGGAATCTGGAGGCGCGACGCCGCCGGGCGCTGGGCTCGATTCGCCGCCGCCGAGGCACGTGCGGGACTCAACGGCATCACCTTCGACGAATCGGGGACATTGTTCGCGGCGGATTCGGTGAACGGCGAAATTCTCTACCTTCCTCCCGGGCAGAGAGAATTGCAGCGCTGGCTGGACGACGATCTCCTGAAGCCGACCGCACCGGACGACCCCGTATCATCGACGGGGGTGAACGGCCTGAAGTTCTGGGATGGCGGCCTCTATGTGACGAACACGGCGCAGGCCACGGTGCTCCGCATCGACATCCAAGCTGGGCAGCCGGACAAGGTCACGAGGGTGTATTCGGACATTCCCGCGGACGACTTTGCCTTCGACGTGTCCGGCAACATGTATCTCGCGGTGCATCCGGAGAACACCGTGCAGCGCATCGCACCCAATGGCGACGTCACCGTTCTTGCGACCGCCGACGACGGGCTCGACGGCCCAACGGCCATCGTCGTGGTCAGAGAAGGTCTTCTCGTGACGAATCTCGGTATTCTGGGGACCAGGCACACGCCCAGCCTTCTCCGCCTCTCCATGAGAGTCGACGCGCCCGCACTGCCCAGACCCAAACTCGCTCCTTGA
- a CDS encoding putative immunity protein: MILPKKRDPRFITIRRGGLLDDGTHHALAIWAADCAQHVVRFFDEYRPDDDRPRKAIALVRAWTRGEATMRECHNAAFAANAAGRDAPPAARFAALSAGQAVAVAHVAAHELGAAAYAIRAAREAAPSGQGDAAARAERQWQWEQLPDEIRDLVLDDQKLRNAICWNVFVD, encoded by the coding sequence ATGATTCTTCCCAAGAAACGTGACCCACGGTTCATCACCATCCGCCGCGGAGGGCTCCTGGATGACGGCACCCATCACGCGTTGGCAATCTGGGCTGCAGATTGCGCGCAGCACGTCGTGAGGTTTTTCGATGAATACAGGCCCGACGATGACCGGCCGCGTAAAGCGATTGCACTCGTGCGGGCGTGGACCCGAGGCGAGGCCACGATGAGAGAGTGTCACAATGCGGCGTTCGCTGCAAACGCCGCAGGCCGAGATGCACCCCCCGCCGCCCGGTTCGCCGCCCTTTCGGCGGGTCAGGCGGTGGCCGTGGCGCATGTAGCCGCCCATGAGTTAGGGGCTGCGGCGTACGCCATCAGGGCTGCCAGGGAGGCCGCACCATCGGGCCAAGGGGACGCGGCTGCGCGAGCCGAACGCCAATGGCAGTGGGAACAACTGCCCGATGAAATACGAGACCTCGTTCTTGACGACCAGAAACTGCGAAACGCCATCTGTTGGAACGTGTTCGTCGACTGA
- a CDS encoding VOC family protein — protein MKRVTGIGGIFFKSADPKSLGIWYRDHLGLDVTEWGGAIFQWGGPESPPGMTIWSPFSQDTKYMEPSSASFMINFRVADLDALLATLRAEGCNVIDKTETSEQGKFGWVIDPEGNKIELWEPPAGQ, from the coding sequence ATGAAGCGCGTGACAGGCATCGGCGGCATATTCTTCAAATCGGCAGACCCGAAGAGCCTCGGCATCTGGTATCGCGACCACCTTGGCTTGGACGTGACCGAGTGGGGCGGAGCCATATTTCAGTGGGGCGGCCCCGAGAGCCCGCCGGGAATGACCATCTGGAGCCCATTTTCGCAGGACACGAAGTACATGGAGCCGAGCTCCGCGTCCTTCATGATCAACTTCCGCGTGGCGGATCTGGACGCACTCCTCGCCACATTGCGCGCTGAAGGCTGCAACGTCATCGACAAGACAGAGACCTCGGAACAAGGCAAGTTTGGCTGGGTCATCGACCCCGAAGGCAACAAAATCGAGCTTTGGGAACCGCCTGCAGGCCAGTGA
- a CDS encoding DcrB-related protein, with translation MRTFYMNEAALVLPDNAVDRTMTHVLLSTPSGARATFVVERLEIELGQTLREACLSYTRELQTRLRAFSTVFERESAIDGAPALEIGVRWRSDAGDLTYTRQAHLRLEAAWVILAIEGPLEVRDELDELFDPILASVQLRSE, from the coding sequence ATGCGCACTTTCTACATGAACGAGGCTGCCCTCGTCCTCCCGGACAATGCCGTCGACCGCACCATGACGCATGTCCTCCTCTCGACGCCGAGCGGGGCCAGGGCCACCTTCGTCGTCGAGCGCCTGGAGATCGAGCTCGGGCAAACGCTGCGCGAGGCCTGCCTCTCGTACACCCGCGAGCTCCAGACCCGCCTGCGCGCCTTCTCTACCGTCTTCGAGCGCGAGAGCGCCATTGACGGCGCGCCGGCGCTGGAGATTGGCGTCCGCTGGCGCAGCGACGCCGGCGACCTGACATACACCCGCCAGGCCCACCTCCGCCTGGAGGCGGCGTGGGTGATCCTGGCCATCGAAGGCCCGCTCGAAGTCCGCGACGAGCTCGATGAACTCTTCGACCCCATTCTCGCCTCCGTCCAGCTGAGGAGCGAATGA